From a single Brassica napus cultivar Da-Ae chromosome C9, Da-Ae, whole genome shotgun sequence genomic region:
- the LOC106381589 gene encoding short-chain dehydrogenase/reductase SDRA: protein MEGKKIGRRLEGKVAIVTASTQGIGFGIIERFGLEGASVVVSSRKQANVEEAVEKLKAKGIDAYGIVCHVSNAQHRRNLVEKTVQKYGKIDILVCNAAANPSTDPILSTKEAVLDKLWEINVKSSILLLQDVAPHLEKGSSVIFITSIAGFQPQGSMAMYGVTKTALLGLTKALAAEMGPDTRVNAVAPGFVPTHFASFITGNSQVRESIEEKTLLNRLGTTGDMAAAAAFLASDDSSYITGETLVVAGGMPSRL, encoded by the exons atggaAGGGAAGAAGATAGGGAGGAGATTGGAAGGAAAGGTGGCGATAGTGACGGCTTCGACGCAAGGGATCGGCTTCGGTATCATCGAGCGTTTCGGTCTCGAAGGCGCTTCCGTCGTCGTTTCTTCCCGCAAACAG GCAAATGTTGAGGAAGCAGTAGAAAAACTCAAAGCCAAAGGGATTGATGCTTATGGTATCGTCTGCCATGTTTCCAATGCTCAACATCGCCGTAATCTTGTTGAAAAGACTGTTCAG AAATATGGAAAGATAGATATCCTTGTCTGTAACGCGGCTGCTAATCCATCTACGGACCCAATCTTGTCCACCAAAGAAGCTGTCCTTGACAAGCTTTGGGAAATCAATGTCAAATCCTCTATTCTTCTCCTTCAG GATGTGGCTCCTCACTTAGAGAAGGGTTCCTCGGTTATCTTCATAACTTCCATCGCTGGATTTCAACCACAAGGATCCATGGCTATGTATGGTGTCACTAAGACTGCTCTTCTCGGACTAACCAAG GCTCTTGCTGCTGAGATGGGTCCGGACACACGTGTCAATGCTGTTGCTCCCGGTTTTGTGCCCACACACTTCGCTTCTTTCATCACCGGGAACTCCCAAGtg AGGGAAAGCATCGAAGAGAAGACTCTGCTTAACAGGTTGGGAACAACAGGGGACATGGCTGCTGCGGCCGCTTTCCTAGCATCAGATGATTCTTCTTACATCACCGGAGAAACTTTGGTCGTCGCCGGAGGAATGCCCTCAAGGCTCTAA
- the BNAC09G23040D gene encoding uncharacterized membrane protein At1g16860, whose amino-acid sequence MASRLQSHQLPSGLYVSGKLEQPKETRPPTMAARAMPYTGGDIKKSGELGRMFDISFADPTSFHGGGAARPPPTRVHSSSASSSNPNNGHGRSGSQSGPVRKSSGPLSQLQPTGLITSGPLNSSGQIGSGSRRSGPLDHHQTSNLRPSTKPKYGSAVTVLNSDPVRVGLKVPKALVWAVVVVAVTALLIGTFLAVAVKKPLIIVAIAAAIVPAAVVFVWNCVWRRRGLLGFIKNYPNAVLRGAIDGQFIKVTGVVTCGSTPLESSYQKIPRCVYVSTELYEYKGCSWGSRHAERYVSDFYISDFQSGLRALVKAGYGSKVSPFVVPETVANVTVQTKDLSPSFLQWLADRSLSNDSRAMRLKEGYIKEGSTVSVMGMVRRHDNVLMIIPPAESVATGCKWWRCLFPAYVEGLIITCDENQNADVIPV is encoded by the exons atGGCGAGTCGATTACAATCCCATCAGCTTCCGAGCGGACTCTACGTTTCCGGCAAACTCGAGCAACCAAAGGAGACACGACCACCGACAATGGCGGCTCGTGCTATGCCTTACACCGGCGGCGATATCAAGAAATCCGGCGAGCTCGGGAGGATGTTCGACATCTCCTTCGCCGATCCCACTTCCTTCCACGGCGGCGGAGCAGCCAGACCGCCGCCGACACGTGTCCACTCCTCCTCGGCGTCGTCCTCGAACCCCAACAACGGACACGGCCGATCCGGATCCCAATCGGGTCCGGTTAGAAAGTCCTCGGGTCCTCTCTCTCAGCTTCAGCCAACCGGTTTAATCACCTCCGGTCCGCTCAATTCCTCCGGTCAAATCGGGTCCGGGTCGAGGAGGTCAGGTCCGTTGGATCATCACCAAACGAGTAATCTAAGGCCGTCGACCAAACCCAAGTACGGATCCGCCGTTACGGTTCTGAACTCTGACCCGGTTCGGGTCGGGCTTAAAGTACCAAAGGCTCTGGTTTGGGCGGTGGTTGTAGTTGCGGTGACTGCGTTACTCATTGGGACGTTTTTAGCCGTTGCGGTGAAGAAGCCACTAATTATTGTGGCCATTGCGGCGGCGATTGTGCCGGCCGCCGTGGTTTTTGTGTGGAACTGCGTTTGGAGAAGAAGAGGGTTGTTGGGTTTCATCAAAAACTACCCAAATGCTGTTCTTAGAGGCGCCATTGATGGACAGTTCATCAAGGTTACAGGA GTGGTAACATGTGGAAGTACCCCGCTTGAGTCTTCATACCAAAAGATACCGAGATGTGTTTACGTATCTACAGAATTGTATGAGTACAAAGGGTGTTCATGGGGATCTAGACATGCCGAG AGATATGTTTCGGATTTTTACATCTCTGACTTTCAGTCCGGATTGAGAGCACTTGTTAAAGCAGGATACGGATCAAAAGTGTCTCCGTTTGTCGTACCGGAGACAGTCGCTAATGTAACCGTGCAGACTAAGGATTTGTCTCCAAGCTTTCTACAATGGTTGGCGGATCGTAGCCTTTCCAACGATAGCCGTGCCATGCGTCTCAAAGAAGG ATACATAAAAGAAGGAAGCACCGTAAGTGTGATGGGAATGGTGAGGCGTCATGACAACGTTTTGATGATCATTCCTCCTGCAGAATCAGTAGCCACTGGCTGCAAATGGTGGCGTTGCCTCTTCCCAGCTTATGTGGAAGGCCTCATCATTACATGTGACGAGAATCAGAATGCTGATGTCATTCCAGTCTGA